The genomic region CCAGGGAAAAGAAGCGATCGGGGAATTCAGATGAAAATTTTTCCAGTTTCAGGCTTCCGGTCAGATCTGCACAAAGCGCCACCACATCCGGTCGGGTTTTCCCAAGTTCAACCATGGCCTCACCAAACGCATTTCTGGTTGGTGTCTGATCATAAACTTTAAAAGACGGCATCAGTTCATCCTCCCAAACCAATCAGATGGTACCACTCTGGCTGCAGGATCATCGTAATCCTTCCAGTCTGTGGAAGGCAGGTGATCGGTCAATGCGCGTTGTTCAAGTTCCTTCGTTGGTGGTGTTCCGTGCCATTTTGCAAGGTTTTCCATAAACGGAATTCCCTTGCTCATCACCGTATTGGCAATGATCACTGTGGGCTGTCCGCTTCCCCGGTTGGCTTTTGCCTTTCTGATGGCGGTCATAATTTCCTGATAAGAATGGCCGTCGATTTCGATAACATTCCAGCCAAAAGCCATCCACTTCTCAGGGAAAGGATCCAGTCGTTTAACTTTCTCGGTGTCCCCATCAATCTGGATCCGGTTACGGTCGATAATGGCAATCAGGTTATCCACCTGTTGGTGAGGTCCATTCTGGGCTGCTTCCCATATCTGGCCCTCATTGCATTCTCCATCGCCCATCACCACGTATACCCAATCGGTGCGCTTATTCAGTTTAAGGGCCATTGCCGCCCCAATAGCCACCGACAGCCCCTGACCCAGTGAACCAGAGGCCACCCTGATGCCAGGAAGTCCTTCCTGAGTGGCAGGATGTCCCTGCAACCGTGAATGAATACGCCTGAGGGTTCCTAATTCGGCAAGCGGAAAGTACCCCGCTCTGGCCAGTGAGGCATACCAGATGGGGGCAATATGTCCGTTGGAAAGAAAAAAGAGGTCCTGACCACTGTGATCAGGCCAGGATGCCGGGTTGTGCTTCATTGCATGAAAAAACAAGGTGGCGAAGATGTCGGCCATTCCAACCGAGCCACCGGGATGTCCCGATTCTGCATTGGTGATCATCCTGATACAATCCCGGCGAAGCTGCCGGGCAAGGGTTGCTAATTCCTGTTCGATCATTAAAATCCTTTTAAAAACAGACTATAAATTTACAGTATTTCCCACGCAGAACCAATCTTGAACCTATGGCTACGCTGAAAGACCTTCCGGCAGGATCAGCCCCCGGCCGTTATACATAAAAAAAGCCAACCCGGACACCCGGGTTGGCCCAGTTCAGATTCCAGCAATTCAGGAATCAGTAGACAATCACCATTTCATCCAGCAGGTTTTTTGCACCTGAGAATTTATCAAGGACAAAAAGGACATAACGGCTGTCTACGGCAATGGTACGGTTAATGGAATTTTCAAATTTCCAGTCACCGGTGAGTGCTTCCCAAACGCCATCGAATGCACAACCGATCAGTTCACCATTTCCATTGATCACAGGACTTCCACTGTTTCCACCGGTGATATCATTGGTTGTCAGAAAGGCAACCGGAACATCCTTTAACCTGTTATCGACCCATTTTCCCAGATCTTTATTCTGATACAGGGAAATCAGTTTCGGATGGTTTTTAAATGGCTCTTCTCCAGATTCCTTATCGATGACACCTTTGAAAACGGTTTGGGATTTGTAAACCACCGCATCGCGTGGTTCATATCCTCTGACCGATCCGTAAGTAAAACGCAGAGTAAAGTTCGCATCCGGATACAGGTATTCCCCTCTGAAACCGGCAAGCGCATCGATGTACTTTTTGCGCAGGTCACTGATTTTTAAATTGAAGTCCTGCTCGAATTTGGAAAAGGCACTGGTTTCAGCATTCAGTGCACGGGCCAGACGGACAGCAACCGGAACGGCCTCGCCGCCTTTCACAACTGCATCGATAAATGATATCACTGAAACCGAATCAGCCGAAGGCAAACTTTTAACAACGGCAGATGCAAGACCGGCAACAGCTTCTTCCATGGATTTGCCGGTTCCCAGCAAGGCTTTCATGTCGGCAGACTGCTGATCGGCAGGCAGGGAATAATAAAGGGTCAGAACATTCCGAAGCACATTTTTCTCGAGTTCCTGACGCACCATGGCTGCACTGCCCGTGTATTTCGCCACCAGTGAGGATTTTTCAGCCGGAGTCATTTCCTTTCCGGTGACGGCCTTATCAAGACCATTGGCCAACGGAAACCATCTGGAACGGGTCGGCCACCTTGCAATGGTCGACTTTTTATACATCGGGCTCATTTCTTTATACAATGCATCGATATCGGAAAGAATGGTGCCATACTTTTCCTGTCTGGCCTTGTCTTTGGAAACCCACTCGCTGAACGCTTTTTCAGACTGACGTTTTTCTTCAATCAAACCGTTTTTCTTAAGACCAGCCACATTTCCCTGAAAATTCTTAATGGTGTTCAGGAATCCTTTGATGTTGCTGGCATATTCGATTTCCAATTCCACATTGTTTTTCGTGGCCTCTTCCATTCCTTTGATGGAAGCATCGAGAAGGCTGATGGTTACCGGATAGTTATAATCCAGTGCAAACGCCGTTTCAAAAGACGTCCGGTAACGGGTGGTCCGGCCAGGATATCCCATGATAAAGGTGAAATCCTCATCCTTGATGCCTTTGGCAGAGATTTTCAGGAAACGTCCGGGCACGTAAGGTACATTGTCTTTGCTGTAGGCGGCACTGGTTTTTCCATCAGGAGACATGTAGGCACGAAGGAAGGAGAAATCACCCGTGTGACGTGGCCACATCCAGTTATCGGTTTCGCCGCCATATTCACCGATCGACCGGGGAGGCGCGTACACCAGCCGGATATCATTGAAGAAGCGGTAAACCACCAGCGTGTATTCGTTGCCCTCATTCATGATCATTACATCAGCGGTGCGTTCGGGGAACGAGGTGTGAGATTTTGCCAGGCTTTCAAAAATGGCTTTTCTGGCAAGGGCTGGTGTGCTGAATGATTTGGCGGTATCGAGCGCAGCCAGCACCTTCGCTGTCACATCCTCCATCCACTCGGTAACCTGCCCGGTATAAGTCGATTTCAGTTCACCTGAAATCGTGGCGGCATGGAATCCTTCCTCGAGCAGATTCAGTGACTCGGTTGAATTTTCACGAATGGCCCCGAATGCAACGTGATGATTGGTGAGAATGAGACCTTTTGCAGATACGAATTCACCGGTTCCGCCAATGTTCAGTCTGATGATGGCGTGGTTCAACCCTTTCTGTGAATCGGAATTCATGATTTCATCGGCTTTCAGATTCAAGCCCATTTTCTTCAATTTTTTCCAATCCAGTTTATCCAGCCGGTTCGGAAGAAACATGCCCTCATCGGCCAGTGCAACAGTCAGATGCCCGACCAGAATCAACAAGAGGACCAATCCTTTTTTCATAAAACAGTCTCCAGGTTTAATAGAAAAACCGGCTCACAGATATCCTGATCTGGGTTAAAAACCGGTTTGAGCCTGTAAAATTAAAAAAAAAGGCTCATTTTAGTGGTTTATCCATCATTAAAAGATCTTAGTGTACATGGCCGGACGCACCGAAACTCCCCTGATGGCACAATATGCCTCGATCAAGGCAAAATATCCCGACGTGGTTCTCCTGTTCAGGGTGGGAGATTTTTACGAAACCTTTGAAGAGGACGCCAAAACCTGTTCACGGGTCCTTGGAATCACGCTGACCAAACGATCAAACGGGGCTGCAGGGGAAACACCTCTGGCCGGATTCCCTTTTCATTCGGTGGATACTTACCTGCCAAGACTTGTCAGTGCCGGTTTAAGGGTTGCCATCTGCGAACAGCTTGAAGATCCAAAGCTGACAAAAACTCTCGTGAAAAGAGATGTTGTGGAGGTCGTGACTCCGGGTGTTACTTTTTCAGACAAACTGCTCGATCACCGCTCCAATCATTACCTGGCTTCCCTGACTCCCGGACCTGATCGCTCGGGTCTGGCTTTTTGCGATGCCTCCACCGGTGAATTCTTCTGCTATGAAGGGACCAGCGACCAGATCAGTGGTATTCTTGAAATGCTTCAGGTCAAGGAAATTCTCATTCCGAGACGCAGCAAACTGGTTCCTTCCCTGTCTTATAAGACTGTTCAGACAGAAAGGGATGACTGGATCTTCACCCCTCAGTTTGGCAGGGACGAGTTGATCAGACATTTTAAAACGCATTCCCTGCGGGCATTCGGACTGGAAGAATTGCCGCTTGCAACCGCTTCTGCAGGTGCTATCATTCATTACCTGTATGAAAATCAGAAAGAAAACCTGGGGCACTTCAGGAAACTGGCCGTCTACCATCCGGAAGCATATATGGTGCTCGATGGTTCCACCAAACGAAACCTTGAACTGATCTCTTCCATGGCCGATGGTCAGACCTTCGGAACCCTGATTTCCATCCTGGATGAAACGGAAACCCCCATGGGTGCCCGGATGCTGAAAAAATGGCTCTTTCAGCCTCTGATTCAGACTAGCCCGATACAAGCACGTCTCGATTCGGTTCAGGCCTTTTATGAAAATAAAACCCTGAGGAATGAAGTCAGGGCTTTGCTCGCGAGCATTGCCGACCTGGAACGTTTGGCTACAAAAGTCAGCATGGGGAAAATCACCCCACGGGAACTGGTCACCCTCAAACGGTCCCTCTCCGAACTTCCCCTTCTGAAAAAAACCCTTTCAGATTCTGCGTCAGCCTTTATTTCTGATCTGGCCACTCCGCTGACCCTGTTTCCGGAACTGGTAAACCGGATCGAACAAACCCTGGTGGATGATCCTCCTGCCAGTATCACAGAAGGCGGACTGATCCGCCCGGGATTCAGCAACGATCTGGATGAAATCCGTGCCATGGCCAATGACGGGAAAGCCTGGATATCGCGGCTGCAGCAGGAAGAGCGGGACCGCACCGGCATCCAATCTCTGAAAATCAACTTCAATTCAGTTTTTGGTTATTACATCGAAATCACCAAAACCCATCTCGAGAAAGTTCCGGCCAGTTACATTCGCAAGCAAACCATGGTGAACGCAGAACGGTTTATCACACCCGAGCTGAAAGAAACCGAAGAAAAACTGCTTCATGCCGAAACACGAATGAATGAATTGGAACAGTCCCTCTTTCTTCAATTACGACAGGAAATTGCCCAATCAACAGAAGCACTTCAGCAAACGGCACATCAACTGGCCACCATCGATTGTCTGGCTAATTTTGCCCACATTGCTGTCCGTCGTCATTATACCAAACCGGTGGTTAATGACAGCGATCTCATCGACATAAGGGATGGTCGTCACCCGGTCATTGAGACCCTGCTTCCGCCCGGCGATTCCTATGTTCCCAATGATGTGATTCTGAAAGGAACGGAAGAGCAGATTCTGATCATCACCGGCCCGAACATGAGCGGAAAGTCGAGTTACCTGCGGCAGACCGGTCTGATTGTCCTGATGGCTCAGGTGGGCTCGTTTGTGCCGGCATCATCGGCCTCGGTTGGTGTTGTGGACCGGATTTTCACCCGTGTGGGAGCAAGTGACAACCTTGCAGCTGGCGAGTCAACCTTTCTGGTCGAAATGAACGAAACCGCCAATATTCTCAACCATGCCACCGACCGGTCCCTGATTTTACTGGATGAAATCGGGAGAGGAACCTCTACCTATGACGGATTGTCGATTGCCTGGAGCCTGTGCGAATATCTGCACGACCACTCCAGGGCCCGGACGTTATTTGCCACACACTATCACGAATTAAACGAACTGGCAAGCACCTTCACCCGTATCCGCAATTTTAACGTGGAAGTGAGAGAATACGGTGACAAGGTCATTTTTCTGAGAAAAATCATTCCGGGGGGTGCGGACCACTCATACGGGATACACGTGGCCCAGCTGGCTGGTCTTCCGGAGCCCCTTATTTCCAGAGCAAGGATTATTCTGCGTGAGCTGGAGGAAGGCTCTTTTATCAGTCACCAGACCTCATCAAAAAATCCCCCGGCAGATGGAGGATTTCAAATGACCCTGTTTGATGTGCGTGAAGCACCCATTATTGAAGCACTGTTAAAAACCGATGTCAACCGGTTGGCACCGGTCGAGGCATTGCTCAAACTGAATGATCTGATCTCCATGGCCCGCGCAGCCATGAAGAAAAAGCGGAGTTAAGGTTGGGCGGGTAACTGTCCGTTTGTCTGGGCTGTTCTGATCAATCCGCCTATCATGCTGAAAAATCCATATAACAATGAAAGAAACAACACCGGAATCAGGACATACGGAAAACTGAATAACTCGGCCAGGGGCGGCAATCCTGCATCTGCTCCGGTCATTAACCCATATTGAGTAAATGCCTCTTTCATCTGTGTTTCCACCTGACTGAAACCAACCAACTGCATCAGAGCAGAGGTGATTAGAGTATAGATAACGGCCGCCACCACCCCGCTTAGCACTCCGGTCAATGCACCTTCCGATAAGGATAACCGGTCACCTGTGAACCGCTCTCTGAAATAGACAGCCATGTATCCCCCAAAAATGTAGCCAGCACAAAACAGAAAGTTTATCAGGTTGATCACAGGCAAAATGGCAATCAGCGTTGAAATTCCACTACCGGCCAGGATGGCCTTGGTCTTCTGGTCAAACATAACGGACTTCCCTTTTTAAACGCTGAATAATCACCATGCCGGTTAACAGACCAAACAAACTCCCGGTCACGATTCTTAGCAGCAGATCAGGAGATTTAATCTGGAGAACATTCAGGCCGACATCCAATCCCATGAGGATGCCTGCACCTGTCATCCATGCCGGCGAAAGTAACGGCAGGTTGGCTGCAAACCAAACCACGGCCGTCCCGGTCAGAAAACCAAGATACATGGCGGTGCAGCGGCAGCAAACAGGAAGGAACACCTCATTCAGCTGGCAGCTGGCCTCTGGCAGTTGATGGCAAACCGGACTCAGAAAGAGACGCACCCAACCGGCCCATTCCGCAGAAATGAAAGGAACCGACCAGATGAGACCATTCAGAACCAACCAGGCAATGACCCAGATGGGAACCCATGGCACCATTATCTGCTTAGAGAAGTTGCCGGGCATGGATTTCCTTTTACCTTGTCTTTATACCCGAAAATAGCGAATTTGAACCTATGATTAAATCTGCACTTACCTTCAGCTTTCTGATCGCCTGCGCATCAGGACTTCATGCACAGTCTTTTACAAAATATGCCGGTGAGTTTATGGCCGGTGGCACTGGTGCCCGTTATCTGGGGATGGGTAACTCGGCCGTATCCCTTACCAATGATGCCTACGCGGTTTACTGGAATCCGGCCGGATTGATCCACGTGAACAACACCCAGCTCGCGGTCATGCATGCAGAACGGTTTTCTGGATTGGTCTCCTTGGATTTTGTGTCGGTGGCAGTGCCCTGGCAGGAACGGTACAGCATTGGTCTGGGTGTTCTCCGGTCCGGAGTGGATGATCTTCCTGATACCCGCGATGGATGGGACTTTAATCTGAACCGGCCCAAAACCGGATTTGTACCAAGTTATTTTAATGCCGCAGATTATGTATTCTATGGTTCCTTTGCTGCTCAGGACCTGATGTTCTGGCCGGTGGGATTTACCGCAAAATACATCTACCGTTCTTACGGTTCAGTAGCGGGCGCATGGGGCATCGGCCTTGATGCCGGAACCCAGAAAAAGGGCGTGTTTTTCGATAATCTCACTGTCGGTATTGTCCTGCGTGATATTACTTCAACCCTGATTGTCTGGGAATCGGGAACCAGCGAACTCATACCGCCTTCTGCTGAGACAGGCGTTTCTGCTGAATTCGACTTACCGGTTGGCTCCCTGCTGGTGGCCGCAGGTGTAATCAACCGTCTGGAAAACCGACGCTCAACTGCACAATTTAACTGGGGCGCACTTTCCCATGATTTCAAGGCCGGGGCTGAATGGCAATACAGGCAAACGCTGGCACTCCGTGCCGGATACAATGAACTTGAGCGGGTGAATTTGGGCGCCGGGTTCAGGTTGCAAACCCTTTGGATTGATTATGCCTTCGAACATTTTTCCGGTGATCTCGATCTGGGTAACAGCCACCGGATCAGCGTAACATTTGACCTGAACCGATTGGGTCCCACACGTAACGTCGAATAAAAAAAGGCCGGTTACCCGGCCTTTTTTATCATTTGTGTTTCATCACATACACGCCCGACCAATCTGCGCCCGGCGGGTTCTCCTTAAATTCCTTCGACCGTTTAATATACGTTTTTGAAGGACCATCCTCGGGTTCAATCGTTAAGGCCTCCTGGAATTTTGCAACTGCAGCATCCCATTGCTGTGAATAGTACAACCGGAGTCCATCGTTGTAAACCTTCACCAGAGCATCCATCTGAGTATATTCACCACCATCGGTCCGGTCGGCCATTAGCTCATAAACGGTAACCGGTTTGGTTTTTCCTTTCACCTGCAGCAGATCGAGCTGACGGCAGATGAACTCTTCCTTGACGTACTCATAGGTGAATTCAGAAATCATGACCAGGGTATCAAATTCCTTGTTCGCCGGTTCGAGCCGTGCAGCAAGGTTGACCGAATCGCCCATTACCGTGTAGTTAAAACGGCTCGAAGAACCCATGTTTCCAACGACCATCGCTCCCGTATTGACCCCAAAGCGTGCAATGAGACGGGGAAATCCCTGTGCCACCCACTGATCGGCAAGCAGCCTCAGTTTGGCCTGCTGTTTCATCACAGCACGGCAACAACGGATTGCATGGTCCTCCTGAGCAATCGGCGCACCCCAGAAGGCCATGATGGCATCACCAATGTATTTATCCAGCGTTCCGCCGTCTTTCAGGATGATTTCAGTCATCGATCCGAGATATTCATTCAGAAGATCCACCAACGCCTCAGGTGTGAGCATTTCAGAAATGGTGGTGAACCCAGACAAATCCGAAAACATCACCGTCAGGGTCACTTTCTCTCCGCCCAACCTCACCGCCTCTGGATTTTCCAGCATTTTGTCAACCACTTCCTTGTTCACATAATGGCTGAAAACACCTTTGATCACTTTCTTTTGCTGGCTCTCAGTCAGATACTGATAGGCAATTGACCCGACATATCCCAGAAAGATAGATGCAATAAGTGGTACAATTTTCATCATGACCAGGTATTCATTAAAAACAAACTGGGCCAGTACCATTACCAGCCAGGAAGCAAGAACGACAAACAAAATATTGGCAAACTCGGTTGTGACTTCATGGTCGAGTTTATTACGGTGAAACATCCAGGTGATAAAACCAGCCAGTACCCCTGCAACCGAATACGGGATCATAAAATACAGGAAGGATTTCAGGGTGGCTGGTTCGATCCAATAGGGGAAGAGAATCATATCCTCATACTCCATAATCATCACCAGAATGATATAGGCGGCCAGATAAATCACTGCATAGACAAAAACGAAATTGACAATATTGAAAAACCACGTACTCTTGACCTTCAGGTGCTTGATTCCGGTGGTCGCAATAAAAATCAGATAGGCGGCAATAAACAGGACCAGGAACAGGACCCAATCCGGCATCGGTCGAACATTGTTTCCATCCAGCAGATTCTGAACAGCCGTTGCGTGGATCTCCACTCCATAGGTCAGGTTGGATTGGCGTGCATCCCCTTTCCTCATTGGAATGGCAAGCATGTCCTTGTCTTCCGGATTCGCTGACCCGACCAAAACAATTTTGTTTTTCAGAACCCCCGACTGAAGAATGGCCAGCTGATCATAGGCTGCAAGATCTTCATCAGTCAGATCCTCAAGAGCCTTCAGTTCCTTCGGACGGTTGGGATTGGCATTTCGTGACGACCATTCCGGATAGAGGCTTTCATCCTGCAGAATATCAAGAACATCGGCTTCCATTTCATCGGCAAGCGCCTGGACCCGTGCCTTTTCGGCAGGCGTGATTCTTGAAGGATCGTTCAGAAAGGAATTCAGACTGTATTTTGAAGCCAGCCTTTTCATTTTGCTGTTATCGAAAAGGTCTTCGGCCCATTGGTTGTACAAGGTCTCATCGGCCAGAACAGAATCCTCGTGCACACCAAACTCATCTGCCAGAACTTCGGCGTTGATGCGCTCGTTCTTGGTAATCAGCAGAGAGTCATCCAGAACTTTATCCAGACCAATGTAGGTGAACGTCTGGGCAGGACCGTAGTAATTCAGAAAAACAGTATAGCCATCCCAGTTTGGTGCAGAATACTTGCCGACCTGAATCGTTTCATCCGTTTTATTGATGATGAATTCGTTATGATTTCGTCCCGATTCAATGTTGTCGATATATTGAACTATTTCGAAAGCAAAGGTGGGGAAAATCTGACCATTATTTGCCTGGTGAGTGATCGCATACCGCCGGTAAATGTTATCCCGGTCGGGTGGAACGTAGATCAGTCCAAGCTTGACACCAGCATCAATGTCATAAAAAATATTCCGCAGATACAAGGAATCCGAGGTCTTGATGTCATACCGGTCACCCGAAACACTTTCGGTTTCGGTCCGGCCGGCCAATACCACATTCTTATAGGACAGGAGGACTTCTCTGAGCAAGGAATCACTGGTGGTATTCGACATATCCACCCCGTCAAACAAAATATCAATTCCGATGGCAGAGGCACCAGCCCGGTTCATGTTTTGGATAAAGCGCGCATAGTAGGCGCGGGGAAACGGATAGTTATCGGGAATGTTGTCGATGGACTGGTCATCAATCCCGACAATCACCACGCGGGCCTGTTCGGTGAATCCCTGTACCGTACCCCGGCCTTCAAACCGTTGATCCACCGACTTGTTTTCAATGGTTTCAAATATGGTGGTAAAAGTAAACCAGTAAGCGATCAGGACAATTCCGATACTGATCAGCAATCCGGTAAAATATAAATTTTTAAACAGGTTACCCGGTTTTGATGCCATGGTTGTCTCCTTGGTCAGGATGAAAAAAAACCCCGGTGGTTGCCGGGGTTTCTAACTAATTGTATCAGGTCAGTAGTTGAATTGAAGTCTGAAGTTAAATAAAAGGTCGTTATCAACCCCTTCATTCAGAACCATGCTGAGGTCAGACATGGCAATCAGGTTCGGAAGTATGTTGTACTGGGCAGAACCGCCAAAAATGTATTGGTTAATGTCACTGAAGGTCATATTCGCCCTTGCTCCCACTCTGACATTATTATTGAAGAAGCTCTTAAAGGCACTGGCTTCGATAATATTGAAGGTGATTTCCCTTTCGTCTTCCGAAGCAAAGGTGGCAGATTGACCAGGATTGATCGTTCCGGCCTGTGCAGAATCTGACAACACGGTTTCTATGTTTGTGGAGGACGCAAAGTTGTAACTGACGTTCAGTGAAATATCATCGCCAATGTTGGTTCCATAGTTTGTGATGATTGAGTTACTGTTTTGCTGGTAACTTCCCAGACCATAGCGGTACAAATAAATGGCTTTATCCCGATTGTCCACTTTATCGGTGAAGGAATAGGATAATCCAAGGGTGTGGAAGGCATTCGCCAGGCTAAAACTGTAGTTTGATCCAATGATATAGGTACTTGAGGTGAAATCGGTCGATGCAGTGGCAAAGTCAGGAAGTTCGTTTTTGTTTGCTGCATTGATGTAGTCAAATGAAAGAGACGGATATTTGGCACCCGGGAAAAAGGCAAATCCGGCCCGAACGGTTCTCCGGTTGGTGGTTCCATCATATTCATTATCATTGTCATCTGTGTAGTTTTTCGATTCCCCATCCAGGTTATCCGACAACAGATCCAAACCAAGGTTCAGGAAGAGCTTATTGTCATAAAGCCGTAACCGGTCATTCAGTTTCAGCCCCTGAATATCCCCCTGATAGAATGGAAGCCCATCGGAGCGGTAGGAAGCACCATTCCGGATGTATTCAATCTTGAAATAGTTATTCCAATAATTAAGTTTTAACCCGGTCTGAATGGCAAAATAATTCATAATGACACCTATTTCCGTAGAGGCAGGTGCCTGAATGTTGGCAGAGA from Bacteroidota bacterium harbors:
- a CDS encoding transketolase, producing MIEQELATLARQLRRDCIRMITNAESGHPGGSVGMADIFATLFFHAMKHNPASWPDHSGQDLFFLSNGHIAPIWYASLARAGYFPLAELGTLRRIHSRLQGHPATQEGLPGIRVASGSLGQGLSVAIGAAMALKLNKRTDWVYVVMGDGECNEGQIWEAAQNGPHQQVDNLIAIIDRNRIQIDGDTEKVKRLDPFPEKWMAFGWNVIEIDGHSYQEIMTAIRKAKANRGSGQPTVIIANTVMSKGIPFMENLAKWHGTPPTKELEQRALTDHLPSTDWKDYDDPAARVVPSDWFGRMN
- a CDS encoding S46 family peptidase, encoding MKKGLVLLLILVGHLTVALADEGMFLPNRLDKLDWKKLKKMGLNLKADEIMNSDSQKGLNHAIIRLNIGGTGEFVSAKGLILTNHHVAFGAIRENSTESLNLLEEGFHAATISGELKSTYTGQVTEWMEDVTAKVLAALDTAKSFSTPALARKAIFESLAKSHTSFPERTADVMIMNEGNEYTLVVYRFFNDIRLVYAPPRSIGEYGGETDNWMWPRHTGDFSFLRAYMSPDGKTSAAYSKDNVPYVPGRFLKISAKGIKDEDFTFIMGYPGRTTRYRTSFETAFALDYNYPVTISLLDASIKGMEEATKNNVELEIEYASNIKGFLNTIKNFQGNVAGLKKNGLIEEKRQSEKAFSEWVSKDKARQEKYGTILSDIDALYKEMSPMYKKSTIARWPTRSRWFPLANGLDKAVTGKEMTPAEKSSLVAKYTGSAAMVRQELEKNVLRNVLTLYYSLPADQQSADMKALLGTGKSMEEAVAGLASAVVKSLPSADSVSVISFIDAVVKGGEAVPVAVRLARALNAETSAFSKFEQDFNLKISDLRKKYIDALAGFRGEYLYPDANFTLRFTYGSVRGYEPRDAVVYKSQTVFKGVIDKESGEEPFKNHPKLISLYQNKDLGKWVDNRLKDVPVAFLTTNDITGGNSGSPVINGNGELIGCAFDGVWEALTGDWKFENSINRTIAVDSRYVLFVLDKFSGAKNLLDEMVIVY
- the mutS gene encoding DNA mismatch repair protein MutS, whose amino-acid sequence is MAQYASIKAKYPDVVLLFRVGDFYETFEEDAKTCSRVLGITLTKRSNGAAGETPLAGFPFHSVDTYLPRLVSAGLRVAICEQLEDPKLTKTLVKRDVVEVVTPGVTFSDKLLDHRSNHYLASLTPGPDRSGLAFCDASTGEFFCYEGTSDQISGILEMLQVKEILIPRRSKLVPSLSYKTVQTERDDWIFTPQFGRDELIRHFKTHSLRAFGLEELPLATASAGAIIHYLYENQKENLGHFRKLAVYHPEAYMVLDGSTKRNLELISSMADGQTFGTLISILDETETPMGARMLKKWLFQPLIQTSPIQARLDSVQAFYENKTLRNEVRALLASIADLERLATKVSMGKITPRELVTLKRSLSELPLLKKTLSDSASAFISDLATPLTLFPELVNRIEQTLVDDPPASITEGGLIRPGFSNDLDEIRAMANDGKAWISRLQQEERDRTGIQSLKINFNSVFGYYIEITKTHLEKVPASYIRKQTMVNAERFITPELKETEEKLLHAETRMNELEQSLFLQLRQEIAQSTEALQQTAHQLATIDCLANFAHIAVRRHYTKPVVNDSDLIDIRDGRHPVIETLLPPGDSYVPNDVILKGTEEQILIITGPNMSGKSSYLRQTGLIVLMAQVGSFVPASSASVGVVDRIFTRVGASDNLAAGESTFLVEMNETANILNHATDRSLILLDEIGRGTSTYDGLSIAWSLCEYLHDHSRARTLFATHYHELNELASTFTRIRNFNVEVREYGDKVIFLRKIIPGGADHSYGIHVAQLAGLPEPLISRARIILRELEEGSFISHQTSSKNPPADGGFQMTLFDVREAPIIEALLKTDVNRLAPVEALLKLNDLISMARAAMKKKRS
- a CDS encoding DUF2085 domain-containing protein, which encodes MPGNFSKQIMVPWVPIWVIAWLVLNGLIWSVPFISAEWAGWVRLFLSPVCHQLPEASCQLNEVFLPVCCRCTAMYLGFLTGTAVVWFAANLPLLSPAWMTGAGILMGLDVGLNVLQIKSPDLLLRIVTGSLFGLLTGMVIIQRLKREVRYV
- a CDS encoding PorV/PorQ family protein gives rise to the protein MIKSALTFSFLIACASGLHAQSFTKYAGEFMAGGTGARYLGMGNSAVSLTNDAYAVYWNPAGLIHVNNTQLAVMHAERFSGLVSLDFVSVAVPWQERYSIGLGVLRSGVDDLPDTRDGWDFNLNRPKTGFVPSYFNAADYVFYGSFAAQDLMFWPVGFTAKYIYRSYGSVAGAWGIGLDAGTQKKGVFFDNLTVGIVLRDITSTLIVWESGTSELIPPSAETGVSAEFDLPVGSLLVAAGVINRLENRRSTAQFNWGALSHDFKAGAEWQYRQTLALRAGYNELERVNLGAGFRLQTLWIDYAFEHFSGDLDLGNSHRISVTFDLNRLGPTRNVE
- a CDS encoding adenylate/guanylate cyclase domain-containing protein, yielding MASKPGNLFKNLYFTGLLISIGIVLIAYWFTFTTIFETIENKSVDQRFEGRGTVQGFTEQARVVIVGIDDQSIDNIPDNYPFPRAYYARFIQNMNRAGASAIGIDILFDGVDMSNTTSDSLLREVLLSYKNVVLAGRTETESVSGDRYDIKTSDSLYLRNIFYDIDAGVKLGLIYVPPDRDNIYRRYAITHQANNGQIFPTFAFEIVQYIDNIESGRNHNEFIINKTDETIQVGKYSAPNWDGYTVFLNYYGPAQTFTYIGLDKVLDDSLLITKNERINAEVLADEFGVHEDSVLADETLYNQWAEDLFDNSKMKRLASKYSLNSFLNDPSRITPAEKARVQALADEMEADVLDILQDESLYPEWSSRNANPNRPKELKALEDLTDEDLAAYDQLAILQSGVLKNKIVLVGSANPEDKDMLAIPMRKGDARQSNLTYGVEIHATAVQNLLDGNNVRPMPDWVLFLVLFIAAYLIFIATTGIKHLKVKSTWFFNIVNFVFVYAVIYLAAYIILVMIMEYEDMILFPYWIEPATLKSFLYFMIPYSVAGVLAGFITWMFHRNKLDHEVTTEFANILFVVLASWLVMVLAQFVFNEYLVMMKIVPLIASIFLGYVGSIAYQYLTESQQKKVIKGVFSHYVNKEVVDKMLENPEAVRLGGEKVTLTVMFSDLSGFTTISEMLTPEALVDLLNEYLGSMTEIILKDGGTLDKYIGDAIMAFWGAPIAQEDHAIRCCRAVMKQQAKLRLLADQWVAQGFPRLIARFGVNTGAMVVGNMGSSSRFNYTVMGDSVNLAARLEPANKEFDTLVMISEFTYEYVKEEFICRQLDLLQVKGKTKPVTVYELMADRTDGGEYTQMDALVKVYNDGLRLYYSQQWDAAVAKFQEALTIEPEDGPSKTYIKRSKEFKENPPGADWSGVYVMKHK